The proteins below are encoded in one region of Akkermansiaceae bacterium:
- a CDS encoding choice-of-anchor D domain-containing protein: MKNSTCNTHTHRIVFALLFLILITRLHAVGHTDDFDPDIDQSLWSNFEGTVEANQHGQQAGPGSTGKSLWFGGTGTRAATTVPIDTRGGGTIAFDIALGSGNGLPWEDVNLVPSQYEAIILEYSTNGAGYIQIGNDFQNKTWQSFTFPIPAGAMGSATKFRFRQISHSGSNYDHWAIDNLNIIVVTTGEIEVSKGATQLVSGGAGLTFGAAVVGTTGSSQSLVVKNSGDLVLGNVSAIISGVHATDFSLDTSGLGSSITPGTQDTLSIVFTPKGLGTRTAKLQITSDDSDENPFEINLTATGQAPEIEISNGSGGLDNGMSTVEFGKSLVRASGGAEVFTISNTGTSPLTELQVQLIGSIAQDFTLNTNALATTVQPGATTNFSVTFSPATLGVRTGILRIRSSDLDEGQFDIQITGTGVQPDIAIFHKTQELTTPAQGVDLGSETMGLEAAEEIFMISNTGGYPLSGISMTMAGANPGDFRISGAGVPDVIEPGQTATFGVIFAPSGIGTRTAILTVASDDPDETSFEIHLQGAGLIPPADIAITNGSQVLVDAASGIDFGNLDSDVPRGAKQILITNTGGEDLTGISFSIDGSDAALFSVDTAGTASSLAPGESTSFIIAFAANNFDAYSATLHVTSSDPDESPFDIALTAALVERPSDYTSDGIFTVDTGTSSFNPQNLTSFGNGALFTTSNGYKLWYTDLVSPGGTIQLSRAAGVSGLSGVIKGAADGSTPTFLISGDKAYFVGFNDSNGRELWVTDGTTEGTKMVIDLNPGTGSGVIVPGYLMAAVQGGILFTGQNADSGLELFFSDGTPEGTVLIKDIEAGSGNSYPGPGAKVAGGHVFAATRSDIGRELWFTDGTPEGTTLVADIRVGTSSGVDPYFVSLGDNALFQANDGTSGTELWITDGTSEGTLQLKDIRVGSPSSFTSERRMVVAGGKVYFRAYSADSGSELWMSDGTQSGTVQVAEINPNGSSSPADLVAYGNKLLFTATDGSHGKELWITDGTAAGTHMVTDFTSGSGGTDILSMVAGTSFVFFWADDGIHGEELYRTDGLSVELVKDINQGIGSSTPDTLPLVLGDYLYAPAFDGGASGRELWGSDGSESGTELLFDLGTSLGSVHSSISFNGQLFFNGDGPEGRELWKSDGTLTGTTLVKDITPGTVGIGPTGFFVANGILYFTADDEIHGRELWKTDGTEAGTEMVMDLKVGPSGAFDYSELVAVELSGKVILLPHKLYSLYALNPATDDLVELTPDLKHNIFTENVASFVFNGFVYFGAEDSASNHSVWQTDGTLAGTSLVKTTGTGNVNESDIDVEAGNFEASAGVLYFRAGSTGFGTELWKSDGTSAGTSMVSDIRQDTPHYGSYPKGLTAHDGKVFFKARDGAAIENLWVSDGTNSGTIKLGVFANIWEPRFASFAGKFYFEADDGTGIAMWTSDGTVENTKKVPGLYGFIPGPVIGGWMYFVSEDEESGRELRATDGDSIILVEELGPSFLSGVATGGAMTAVGDNLFYSGWNGQPGVLAKSGLRVIGPTTGNLNAPDITVEHPVGQYLANNSSSLDFGEIRLGTIEEREITIYNTGASVLTGISVSISGPDSSEYALATSPASSLNPAESTTFRVRFTPTTEGVKRASLRIASNDPVKNPFDIGVIGVGSLFMTPPTSIELDSASVFENLTAWTHVGNLSATDEDPDETISFSLVTGTGDADNTSFRIVGSELLTNVVFDQETQATRYIRIRATDQFALTLEKEFVITIQDDRTEDADNDGLTEAEEEDLYGTLDTETDSDGDTYSDLDEINAGSDPTNIYSLPPSGPPVADYLINFGKLRSNGNWAHVPAEALNTGNPMELIDRNRNPSQIFIRGFGQLDHELLAHNASDLGVANGAYWNDGNYQGVPGQAHWNSGNPKDWVDPESVADYILGDMGASYVFAISGLDPSRRYKIELLSATSPSTAQVAYRIYRTLDGVDSLVKLPDGNRNGTEDGNGQLLGTHQGAEWNTREEGWAEKNWVIWSGERPGIDPSAGTGSIYGVDENDLVIGVSGATYSSWAVNAMRITILPEPEIEVENAGQILISGGPALDYGASAIGSPLELTVSVKNTGQDTLSNLSLTLNGADSSDFLIQSGLPDYILPGASASFTVIFTPSTEGSRNTILGIISNDFDENPFLISLAGTGMTANDLFNETLATENPALQGNDALPDSIPFDDGVPNLLKYAFNMNLAGSDTHALEAGGSSGLPGGKLVETNGETVLRVEYVRRKGSGLIYTPQKSGTLAPGSFEPLSGTETVSDIVGAPEWERVTVDEPCDPATSARCFSRVKVALP, from the coding sequence ATGAAAAATTCTACCTGTAATACACACACACACCGTATTGTTTTTGCCTTATTGTTTCTGATTCTGATCACCCGTTTACATGCCGTTGGGCATACGGACGATTTCGATCCCGATATTGATCAATCACTGTGGTCGAATTTTGAAGGCACAGTGGAAGCAAACCAACATGGTCAGCAAGCTGGACCGGGTTCCACAGGCAAGAGTCTGTGGTTTGGAGGAACTGGAACCCGTGCGGCAACAACAGTACCCATTGATACCCGGGGAGGTGGCACCATAGCCTTTGACATTGCATTGGGTTCCGGAAACGGGTTGCCGTGGGAAGATGTCAATCTGGTTCCATCCCAATATGAAGCGATTATTCTGGAGTATTCCACCAATGGTGCAGGCTATATCCAGATAGGGAATGACTTCCAAAACAAAACCTGGCAGTCGTTCACGTTTCCAATTCCCGCTGGAGCGATGGGATCGGCGACGAAATTCAGATTTCGTCAGATCTCACACAGCGGTTCAAATTACGACCACTGGGCGATCGATAACCTAAACATTATAGTAGTAACCACAGGTGAGATAGAAGTGTCGAAGGGAGCGACTCAACTTGTATCGGGAGGTGCCGGACTCACGTTCGGGGCCGCTGTTGTGGGCACAACAGGAAGCTCTCAATCACTGGTCGTGAAAAACAGTGGTGATTTGGTTCTCGGGAATGTTTCCGCAATAATCTCCGGTGTGCACGCCACAGATTTCAGTCTCGATACGTCTGGACTGGGATCGTCGATTACACCAGGAACACAAGACACGCTCAGCATCGTTTTCACACCCAAGGGGCTGGGGACGAGGACAGCCAAGCTTCAGATCACAAGTGATGATTCCGATGAGAATCCTTTCGAGATCAACCTGACAGCAACGGGCCAAGCCCCTGAGATCGAGATCTCCAACGGAAGCGGCGGACTGGACAATGGGATGTCGACGGTTGAGTTTGGCAAGAGTTTGGTCAGGGCCAGTGGCGGCGCTGAAGTCTTCACGATATCAAACACGGGAACAAGTCCTTTGACCGAACTACAAGTCCAGCTGATCGGCTCAATCGCCCAGGACTTTACGCTTAACACAAACGCTTTGGCTACAACTGTCCAGCCCGGCGCCACTACAAATTTCAGCGTAACGTTTTCACCCGCGACTCTTGGCGTAAGAACCGGTATACTCCGCATACGCAGCAGTGACCTAGATGAAGGGCAGTTTGACATCCAGATCACGGGTACGGGCGTCCAGCCGGATATTGCGATCTTCCATAAAACCCAGGAGCTTACCACACCAGCCCAAGGGGTCGACCTGGGAAGTGAGACCATGGGTTTGGAGGCGGCAGAAGAAATTTTCATGATTTCCAACACGGGAGGATATCCACTCAGCGGAATTTCCATGACTATGGCTGGCGCCAATCCAGGCGACTTCAGAATTTCAGGGGCCGGTGTTCCGGATGTGATTGAGCCAGGACAAACCGCCACGTTCGGTGTGATTTTCGCACCGAGCGGTATTGGTACCCGCACTGCCATTCTGACGGTTGCTAGCGATGACCCAGACGAAACCTCTTTTGAAATCCATCTACAGGGCGCAGGTCTGATTCCTCCAGCAGATATTGCTATTACCAATGGCAGCCAAGTGCTGGTTGATGCCGCATCCGGTATCGATTTTGGTAATCTTGACTCCGATGTGCCAAGAGGTGCAAAGCAAATCTTGATCACCAATACCGGCGGCGAAGACCTTACTGGAATCTCGTTCAGTATCGACGGCTCTGATGCCGCACTGTTCTCTGTGGATACAGCAGGGACGGCCAGTTCGCTTGCGCCCGGCGAGTCCACCAGCTTCATAATCGCATTCGCGGCGAATAATTTCGACGCCTACTCCGCCACACTTCATGTCACCAGCAGCGACCCTGATGAGAGCCCGTTTGACATTGCTCTGACTGCGGCGCTTGTGGAACGTCCGTCCGATTACACAAGCGATGGAATTTTCACAGTTGATACGGGAACATCAAGTTTCAACCCACAAAACTTGACGAGTTTTGGAAATGGCGCCCTGTTCACCACTTCCAACGGTTACAAACTCTGGTACACGGATTTGGTTTCTCCCGGTGGTACAATACAACTCAGTCGCGCTGCTGGGGTATCTGGATTAAGCGGCGTCATAAAAGGTGCCGCAGACGGCTCGACACCGACATTTTTGATATCGGGGGACAAAGCATATTTTGTAGGGTTCAATGATTCTAATGGCCGCGAACTTTGGGTGACAGACGGCACCACGGAAGGCACAAAGATGGTTATTGATCTGAATCCTGGGACAGGATCAGGGGTGATTGTTCCGGGCTATCTGATGGCAGCGGTGCAAGGGGGAATACTGTTTACTGGTCAGAACGCTGACTCTGGCCTGGAGCTTTTCTTTTCAGATGGAACACCCGAAGGCACCGTCCTGATCAAGGATATCGAAGCGGGAAGCGGGAATAGTTATCCAGGTCCTGGGGCAAAGGTTGCAGGCGGCCACGTATTCGCCGCGACAAGAAGTGATATTGGCAGGGAATTATGGTTCACAGATGGAACGCCTGAAGGCACCACATTAGTAGCGGATATTCGTGTGGGAACTTCCAGCGGGGTCGACCCATATTTTGTAAGTTTGGGAGACAATGCCCTTTTCCAAGCCAACGACGGGACATCAGGAACTGAACTGTGGATCACGGACGGAACCTCGGAGGGAACCTTGCAGTTGAAAGACATCCGCGTCGGATCACCATCAAGCTTCACAAGTGAACGCCGCATGGTGGTGGCCGGTGGAAAAGTCTACTTCAGGGCATATAGTGCTGACTCAGGTTCAGAGTTGTGGATGAGCGATGGAACGCAATCTGGAACTGTCCAGGTGGCAGAGATCAATCCCAATGGGAGTTCTTCACCAGCCGATTTAGTTGCCTATGGCAACAAGCTTCTTTTCACGGCAACCGACGGCAGTCACGGCAAGGAACTCTGGATTACGGATGGTACTGCGGCTGGAACACACATGGTAACTGATTTCACCTCCGGGTCCGGAGGCACGGATATCCTGTCTATGGTGGCGGGGACAAGTTTCGTCTTTTTCTGGGCGGATGATGGCATTCACGGCGAAGAGCTCTACCGAACTGACGGCTTGAGTGTGGAATTGGTAAAAGATATCAATCAAGGAATTGGCAGCAGCACTCCAGACACGTTGCCGCTGGTTTTGGGCGATTACCTTTACGCACCGGCATTTGATGGAGGAGCCAGCGGCAGGGAGCTGTGGGGAAGCGATGGCAGCGAATCCGGAACGGAACTTTTATTCGACTTGGGAACGAGCCTTGGCAGCGTGCATAGCAGTATCTCGTTCAATGGTCAGTTGTTCTTCAATGGAGATGGGCCGGAAGGGAGGGAACTTTGGAAGAGTGACGGAACGCTGACCGGAACCACTCTAGTTAAGGATATCACGCCTGGGACGGTAGGTATAGGGCCTACAGGATTCTTCGTGGCAAACGGGATATTATATTTTACCGCAGATGATGAGATACATGGCAGAGAACTATGGAAAACAGACGGCACCGAAGCAGGAACTGAGATGGTCATGGATCTCAAAGTAGGCCCATCGGGTGCCTTCGATTATTCTGAATTAGTTGCTGTAGAACTATCCGGAAAAGTCATCCTATTACCACATAAGTTATACTCATTATACGCTCTCAATCCGGCCACTGACGATCTCGTTGAACTTACCCCCGACCTAAAACATAACATCTTTACAGAGAACGTGGCTTCTTTCGTGTTCAACGGTTTTGTTTATTTCGGCGCGGAAGATTCTGCATCGAACCACAGTGTCTGGCAAACGGACGGAACTCTGGCTGGCACGAGCTTGGTGAAGACAACGGGGACAGGGAATGTTAACGAATCAGATATTGATGTCGAAGCGGGTAATTTCGAGGCATCTGCTGGTGTTCTTTATTTTAGAGCTGGATCGACAGGCTTCGGAACGGAACTGTGGAAATCAGATGGCACCTCAGCCGGAACCTCCATGGTCAGTGACATCAGGCAGGATACACCTCACTATGGTTCCTATCCCAAGGGGTTAACCGCCCACGATGGCAAGGTTTTTTTCAAAGCCCGTGATGGGGCGGCCATCGAGAACCTATGGGTGAGTGATGGAACGAACAGTGGGACGATCAAGTTAGGCGTTTTCGCGAATATCTGGGAACCCAGATTCGCCTCGTTTGCTGGTAAATTTTACTTCGAAGCCGATGACGGAACAGGAATTGCCATGTGGACATCTGACGGCACTGTGGAAAATACGAAAAAGGTTCCTGGGTTGTATGGATTTATCCCTGGACCAGTAATCGGAGGATGGATGTATTTTGTGTCAGAGGATGAGGAAAGCGGTAGGGAACTCCGTGCAACCGACGGAGACTCCATCATTCTCGTCGAGGAACTCGGCCCTTCATTTTTGAGCGGTGTCGCCACGGGTGGTGCCATGACTGCGGTGGGAGACAATTTGTTTTACTCAGGATGGAATGGCCAGCCCGGTGTACTCGCAAAGTCCGGCCTGCGCGTGATCGGACCCACCACGGGTAATCTCAATGCCCCCGATATCACAGTTGAACACCCGGTCGGCCAGTATCTTGCAAATAACTCGTCTTCGTTGGATTTCGGCGAGATACGGCTCGGCACCATAGAGGAGCGGGAAATCACTATCTACAACACGGGGGCATCTGTGCTGACTGGGATTTCTGTAAGTATTTCCGGTCCCGACTCTAGCGAGTATGCCCTGGCCACGTCTCCGGCTTCCTCGCTGAACCCTGCTGAATCCACGACTTTCCGGGTTCGTTTCACACCTACAACGGAGGGCGTGAAACGAGCATCATTACGGATCGCCAGTAATGATCCGGTGAAAAATCCATTTGATATTGGTGTTATTGGAGTCGGATCCCTGTTCATGACTCCCCCGACATCGATCGAGCTTGATTCGGCATCCGTTTTCGAAAATCTCACGGCTTGGACTCATGTTGGTAATCTATCCGCTACGGACGAAGATCCTGATGAGACCATTAGCTTCAGTCTCGTAACAGGAACGGGAGACGCAGATAACACAAGTTTCAGAATCGTTGGAAGTGAGTTGCTAACCAACGTTGTTTTTGACCAAGAGACCCAGGCTACTCGATACATCAGAATAAGAGCGACGGATCAATTTGCCCTAACCTTGGAGAAAGAATTCGTAATCACGATTCAGGATGACAGGACGGAAGATGCAGACAATGACGGCCTCACAGAGGCCGAGGAAGAGGATCTGTATGGAACGCTTGATACTGAAACTGACAGTGACGGAGATACGTACAGTGACTTAGACGAAATCAATGCGGGAAGCGACCCTACCAACATCTATTCTCTGCCGCCCTCGGGTCCACCGGTGGCTGATTACCTTATTAATTTTGGCAAACTCCGGTCTAATGGTAACTGGGCACATGTGCCGGCGGAGGCACTAAACACTGGCAATCCCATGGAATTGATTGATCGAAACCGAAATCCCTCCCAGATATTTATCCGTGGATTCGGGCAACTCGATCATGAGCTGCTGGCCCATAATGCCAGTGATCTGGGAGTGGCAAATGGGGCGTATTGGAACGATGGAAACTATCAAGGGGTTCCCGGCCAGGCACACTGGAACTCAGGAAACCCAAAGGATTGGGTCGATCCGGAGTCGGTTGCCGACTACATCCTTGGTGATATGGGCGCCAGCTACGTGTTCGCGATCTCCGGACTGGACCCTTCCCGTCGTTATAAAATTGAACTCTTATCGGCAACCTCTCCATCCACCGCACAGGTGGCATACCGCATCTATCGTACACTCGATGGAGTCGATTCGTTAGTGAAGCTTCCAGATGGAAATAGAAATGGAACCGAAGATGGGAATGGTCAATTATTAGGCACCCATCAAGGAGCGGAATGGAATACACGCGAGGAGGGGTGGGCCGAAAAAAACTGGGTTATCTGGTCGGGTGAAAGACCTGGAATCGACCCTTCGGCAGGTACAGGATCCATCTACGGTGTTGATGAAAACGACCTCGTTATAGGAGTGTCCGGCGCGACCTACTCGTCATGGGCCGTCAACGCCATGCGCATTACCATCTTACCTGAACCGGAAATTGAGGTCGAAAATGCTGGGCAGATCCTGATTTCTGGAGGTCCGGCTCTAGACTATGGGGCCTCTGCGATTGGCTCCCCACTAGAGCTTACAGTTAGCGTAAAGAATACAGGCCAAGACACTCTTTCCAACCTAAGTTTAACCCTGAATGGAGCGGATTCTTCGGACTTCTTGATCCAAAGTGGCCTTCCTGATTATATACTACCGGGAGCTTCAGCCAGCTTCACAGTGATTTTCACTCCTTCTACAGAAGGTTCTCGAAACACCATATTAGGGATAATCAGCAATGATTTCGATGAGAATCCATTTCTCATATCTTTAGCCGGAACAGGCATGACAGCAAACGACCTATTCAATGAGACACTCGCTACGGAGAATCCTGCTTTGCAAGGCAATGATGCCTTGCCCGATTCTATCCCCTTCGACGATGGAGTTCCCAATCTTCTGAAATACGCCTTTAATATGAATCTAGCGGGATCGGATACCCACGCGCTGGAGGCCGGAGGTAGCTCGGGACTTCCTGGAGGGAAGCTCGTTGAGACCAATGGGGAAACGGTGCTTCGGGTCGAATATGTGCGAAGGAAGGGCAGCGGTTTGATTTATACTCCCCAGAAATCTGGAACACTGGCGCCGGGCTCATTCGAACCACTCTCAGGAACTGAAACTGTGAGCGACATCGTAGGTGCACCTGAGTGGGAACGGGTGACCGTGGACGAGCCCTGCGATCCCGCCACATCTGCAAGATGCTTCAGCAGGGTGAAAGTAGCACTGCCATGA